The following proteins are encoded in a genomic region of Protaetiibacter sp. SSC-01:
- a CDS encoding PadR family transcriptional regulator, with protein MRSPASHGFDLWEAVDGLRETLASAGGWRTPPDVRTAVLVSLRGEPLHGYGVIQAIEERTGWRPGPGEVYPMLQQLVDEQLVVSVQEGERKVFSLTETGRAAAEAAVEPDAASGESMHERVSRHAALPKAGAKLAQAAAVVAQSGTPEQAERAVAILDEARRKLYAILAED; from the coding sequence ATGCGCTCACCGGCTTCACACGGATTCGACCTGTGGGAGGCCGTCGATGGCCTCCGCGAGACGCTCGCGTCGGCCGGCGGGTGGCGCACGCCGCCCGACGTGCGCACGGCCGTGCTCGTCTCGCTGCGCGGTGAGCCGCTGCACGGTTACGGCGTGATCCAGGCGATCGAGGAGCGCACGGGATGGCGCCCCGGCCCCGGCGAGGTGTACCCGATGCTGCAGCAGCTCGTCGATGAGCAGCTCGTGGTCTCGGTGCAGGAGGGTGAGCGCAAGGTGTTCAGCCTCACCGAGACCGGGCGCGCGGCGGCCGAGGCCGCCGTGGAGCCGGATGCCGCATCCGGCGAATCGATGCACGAGCGCGTCTCGCGCCACGCGGCCCTGCCGAAGGCGGGCGCGAAGCTCGCGCAGGCGGCCGCCGTGGTCGCGCAGAGCGGCACGCCCGAGCAGGCGGAGCGCGCCGTCGCGATCCTCGACGAGGCGCGCCGCAAGCTCTACGCGATCCTCGCCGAGGACTGA
- a CDS encoding AarF/ABC1/UbiB kinase family protein, whose product MPQAAAAPAPTGTGRPDERQLRGRYRRIMRLATRTLVREWWFELVLPRIGLRRVSVKSRPERMRRFARRFHDLAVDLGGLMIKVGQFMSSRLDVLPPEVTRELEGLQDEVAPADFAGIRALAEAELGLPLAEAYRWFDPQPIAAASLGQAHRARLSPAIASDVGFEQVVVKVQRPGIAEIVAVDLSALRRVARILSRVRMVSTRVDVPALVEEFAATSLAEIDYLHEASNAERFRADFEGDERVTAPEVVWDRTTLRVLTLADVTAIKITDVAALRAAGIAPDAVADELARATFQQIFVAGFFHADPHPGNIFVTPDAGGATGWRLTFVDFGMMGEIDDRLRAGLRDFILAVVARDGRALVASLERLGVLLPGADTEELERAMSASFDRFGGMGVAELRAVDPRDLEAFARQFGDTVRTLPFQLPEDFLLLIRTISLVSGVTSALNPRFNMWDAVDPFARTVLLGSNRDLRAIGQQALGYATTVARLPQRLDQLATRIDRGQLAIRAPGVERRISSIEATLRRLISAIVFAALLFSGVLLRRGGDDVIAWVLMAASVVPLLHLLVTWRRR is encoded by the coding sequence ATGCCGCAGGCGGCCGCCGCGCCCGCGCCCACGGGCACGGGGCGGCCCGACGAGCGCCAGCTGCGCGGGCGCTATCGACGCATCATGCGCCTCGCGACCCGCACGCTCGTGCGCGAGTGGTGGTTCGAGCTCGTGCTGCCGCGCATCGGCCTGCGCCGGGTCTCGGTGAAGAGCCGCCCCGAGCGGATGCGGCGGTTCGCGCGGCGCTTCCACGACCTCGCCGTCGACCTGGGCGGCCTCATGATCAAGGTCGGGCAGTTCATGTCGTCGCGCCTCGACGTGCTGCCGCCCGAGGTCACGCGCGAGCTCGAGGGTCTGCAAGACGAGGTGGCGCCCGCGGACTTCGCCGGCATCCGGGCGCTCGCGGAGGCCGAGCTCGGGCTGCCGCTCGCCGAGGCCTACCGGTGGTTCGATCCGCAGCCGATCGCCGCCGCATCCCTCGGGCAGGCGCACCGTGCGCGGCTGTCGCCCGCGATCGCATCCGATGTGGGGTTCGAGCAGGTGGTCGTGAAGGTGCAGCGGCCGGGCATCGCCGAGATCGTCGCGGTCGACCTCTCGGCGCTGCGTCGGGTGGCCCGCATCCTGTCGCGCGTGCGGATGGTGTCGACGCGCGTCGACGTGCCGGCGCTCGTCGAGGAGTTCGCGGCCACGAGCCTCGCCGAGATCGACTACCTGCACGAGGCGTCGAACGCCGAGCGGTTCCGCGCCGACTTCGAGGGCGACGAGCGCGTGACCGCGCCCGAGGTCGTGTGGGACCGCACGACCCTGCGCGTGCTGACCCTCGCCGACGTCACCGCGATCAAGATCACCGACGTCGCCGCGCTCCGGGCGGCGGGCATCGCACCGGATGCCGTGGCCGACGAGCTCGCGCGCGCGACCTTCCAGCAGATCTTCGTGGCCGGCTTCTTCCACGCCGACCCGCATCCGGGCAACATCTTCGTGACGCCGGATGCCGGCGGTGCGACGGGATGGCGGCTCACCTTCGTCGACTTCGGGATGATGGGCGAGATCGACGACCGGCTGCGCGCGGGACTGCGGGACTTCATCCTCGCCGTCGTCGCGCGTGACGGCCGCGCGCTCGTCGCGTCGCTCGAGCGGCTCGGCGTGCTGCTGCCGGGGGCCGACACCGAGGAGCTCGAGCGCGCCATGTCGGCCTCTTTCGACCGCTTCGGCGGCATGGGCGTCGCCGAGCTGCGGGCCGTCGACCCGCGCGACCTCGAGGCGTTCGCGCGCCAGTTCGGCGACACCGTGCGCACGCTGCCCTTCCAGCTGCCCGAGGACTTCCTGCTGCTCATCCGCACGATCTCGCTCGTCTCGGGCGTGACGAGCGCGCTCAACCCGCGCTTCAACATGTGGGACGCGGTCGACCCCTTCGCCCGCACCGTGCTGCTTGGCTCGAACCGAGACCTCCGCGCGATCGGCCAGCAGGCACTGGGCTACGCCACGACCGTCGCGCGCCTCCCGCAGCGCCTCGACCAGCTCGCGACGCGCATCGACCGCGGGCAGCTCGCGATCCGCGCGCCCGGCGTCGAGCGCCGCATCTCCTCGATCGAGGCGACCCTGCGGCGCCTCATCTCGGCGATCGTGTTCGCGGCGCTCCTCTTCTCGGGCGTGCTGCTGCGCCGCGGCGGCGACGACGTGATCGCGTGGGTGCTCATGGCGGCATCCGTCGTGCCGCTCCTGCACCTGCTCGTCACGTGGCGGCGGCGCTGA